AAACCTGACCTGGCTTCAAGTGATAACTTATCCGCTCCCGCTTGAACGGATCGTAGACAGAGGTGGTAATTTCCCCGTTGATCAGAACGACCATCTCGGTGACATTTGTATGCCAGTGTGGCTGCACAATAATTCCTTTGCTCATGTGTACATTGAAGAAACCATTTTTGATCGTAGGCAGCTGCGGTCCAAATAACTGGGTAATATAATTGCGCGAATCACGCTGATAATTCAACACCGCTGTCGAATCGGCCGCCAACTGAACATTCGGGGCTTGTAGAATCGGATTAGTCATACCGCTGTTTCCTCCTTGTAGGCGTACATCTCATTGTTGTACTGTATGCGCTAATTAGCGGAGATAATACCGAGGACACGGTTCCAATGCAATTTTTATCCGACCGTGTAACTTCATTTGTCAATTAGGTGAAGATCATCCACTCGTAAGTAGAACACAAAAACACCCTTTTCCTGTTAAAACAGGTCTGGGGCGTTAAGTGTTTTATCTATAGGCTTGGCTTATATTAAGCAAGGCCAGGGTATCTTCCCCCTGCGGCAAATCCTTTGGGAGATATCCGTTCAATCTCAGCCCATTCATCATTGGTGAAAGAAACGTGCAAGGCACCAAGATTCTCATGAACTCTCTCCAAACTGCGAGTACCAGGAATCGGAACGATATGTTCTCCCTTTTCGAGTAACCAGGCGAGTGCAAGCTGAGAAGCAGTGCATTCTTTTTGCATAGCCAGTTCTTGGATCAGGCGCACCACCTCCAGATTTTTCTCGAAATTCTCACCCTGGAAACGTGGATAATGACGACGATAATCGTCCTCTGGCAGATCGTCTATCGATCGGATCTGACCAGTTAAGAAGCCGCGCCCTAATGGACTATAGGGTACGAGCCCAATGTTCAACTCGCCGAGCAATGGCAATATCTCATCTTCGAGCTCACGACTCCACAATGAATACTCCGTTTGGAGTGCTGTGATGGGGTGAACGACATTCGCACGACGAATAGTCACTGCAGACGCTTCAGACAGACCTATATAATGGATCTTTCCCTGCTGTACCAGATCGGCAAGTGTTCCCACCGTTTCCTCAATGGGAGTATTGGGATCAGGGCGATGTTGATAATAGAGATCTATATAATCCATGCCCAGGTTGTACAGACTGGCATCTACTGATTTTTTGATATACGCCGGATCTCCCTTGGGCCCCTGGGTATGTGTTATACCGAACTTGGTCGCTACAATAGCATCGGCTCTTCGCCCTTTGAGCGCGCGCCCAAGCAATTTTTCGTTGCCTCCAAATCGCTGCTTTTCATATTCACCGTACAGATCAGCTGTATCGAACATCGTTACTCCCGCATCCAGTGCACCCTGGATTGTATGAACGGATTCTTGGTTGTCTGGCATCATCATCACGCCCAGCCCAAGCCCGGATACCTGCAATTTATCGCTTCCCAACGTTCTTGTCTTAATCATGTGGTTCCCTCTTTTCGTTAATAAATAGAAAGATATTGAACTTGTATTCATTCTATTTCACGAACAAAGACCCAACCACAGTCTGTTTATGCTAGTACTAGAATTACCACCCTGATCGTTTTTGTCACTCCACAACGGGGATGTACACACAACAATGAATACCTGACTGTTCGTTAAGATTGCTCATGGAAAAGATATCATAGGCATGGGCAATACCATCCGTCCGATCTGTTGTCTCGAGAAAGATCCGGTTGACTTTTTTCTGTTTAATCTGGTGCAGGCTCCAAATATTTTGAAAATCCGTGCTGTCTTCGATCAATTGTTGCACTATCTGGTAAAACTCAGGTTCACCCGGGTACTTGTCATAGTACGTACGAAACACCGCTACCGAATGCCGTGCAAATTCATCCCAATTATGCATACGTTCCCGGAGCGTTGCATCTAGAAATAACATTCGCATCATGACACGGTCGTTCACGTTCATCGAGGAAAAGTCAAAAAGCTTCTCATTCGCTGCCTCATTCCATGCAAGTACTTCAGACCTTTCATTCGTAATAAATGAAGGGTATGCAAGTTGACTAATGATACTCTGCCATCCCGCTTCGAGATGTGAATAGGAGGCAGGGAATTCATGCTCTGCATTGGGGTCCCATAAACGAAATAGGTGTCCCTTCTCTTCCTCACTTAACTGGAGTGCACCCGCTATACTTTCCATCACCTCTCGAGACGAGTTAACCTCTCTCCCCTGCTCAAGCCACGTATAATAAGTTGCACTGACACCCGCAAGCACGGCAACTTCCTCACGTCTTAATCCCGGCGTTCTCCGTTGTCCATACGATCCGGTGATCCCGGCTTGCTCTGGCTGAATTCGGCTCCTCCGAGATTTCAAAAATTCACCAAGTGTTTTACTTCGGCTAATACCTGTAATCATAAATAACCCCCCTTAGATATTCAGATTTCTATGAATTCAAATACGGCTCTATCCAAAATGGATGTGATTGAACGCCTTTGATATAATTCTTTTATCATCATTTTGCAAGATCCTTAGTTTACAAAAAGCTTAGCATTGATTTATACAGAACGAAAGGAGCACAACATGGTCCCAACGATCGGAGACATTTACTGTGTATACGTCGAAAGTTTACAACAATATGCTGCCTGCCAGGTAACTGATCTGAAAGAAACCGGGAGTAAGGGGTCCCGCCAGCTTGCCGCAATCCTGCAATTGGACTGGACAGGAGATCAGCCGCCCGATGAAACGGAACTTCTGGATATGAAACCGTTGAGCTGCAATTACTATTTTTGGAAAGGCACTTGGAATCACAGCTTCGTGAATGCTGAGGTTCCACCGCATTATGTTCTTGCAGGTAATCGGGCTCCACTCATAACGGAAGAAACCCGAAGTTATAGCGCAGGATGGCAGATCGGAGAGAGTCTGTATCGGCAACATCAATGGGATGCCATCGATGAATCACGAAGGGAACACTTCAAACAAGCTGCCGAAGACTATAGTGAAATTCCACTAGGTGATGCAATGGTGAGAAAAAACACCAGTATCCTGCGCAACTTCAGACCAACCTCTGCCGAGGATGTCGTCGCACTTGCCCAGTTTCCTTGTCTTACACATATCGAAATGCGTGGATATACGGAAGACATTATTCCTTTTTTGGAGCAGAATCCCTTTATATATGAACTTCATATTCATGAACATGGACAAACCGCGCTGGATTTAAGCAAAACACATCTAACCAAACTTGTGCTGGATATGAACCGTGTGAACAGCTTGACTCTTCATTCCAGGATCGAGTTTTTAAGCTTTATGGGAGACGTGTCCCCTGACTTGCATGTGAATGCTTATGAAGAAGGTCACCAAATGACGTTGAATGTAGCAGCGACCGTACCTCAGATTACAGCGTTATCTCGGCTTGGAGGTTTGTATGTTCGAGAGATTACGGAGCTTGATTTGCAACCTGTTGTACATACTTATCCTGAGCTTTCAGAATTAAGATTGTGGGGAAAACCCGGCAACGTAAGCAATATACAGTCAATTCAGCAATTGACCTCTTTGCAGACCTTATCCATGAACGATCTTTTTGGATTTAAAGGAAAAGATTTCCCAGGCCCCGAGCAGCTTCCCGAACTAAGTACACTCAGGCTGACCAGCCTTCCCTCAGACGCCGCCAAATCCATTAAGGCAAACTATAAAAAGGCAGCTCAAACCCGAATCGCTCTGGAGATTGGCAAACCACGCAAACCGGAATGGCTTGCCGAAAATCTCAACAATCCTTTTCGGGATTGGGACGGGAGGGATCACATCAAAGCAGCGTATGCCAAAAAAGCAGCTCAAACCTACAAACAACACCTCAAAGAAATTCGAAGATTAAGTCAAAATATGAGCGATTTGGACCTTATACAGAAACAACTGATGTTATTAGTGGAGAAGTACACCGAGACGTTTAACCAAATGGAGGCCAAAGCCAACTTTATTGAAACAATCGAACGTGAAGAAATTTATAACGCCCTTGTTGAATTGTTGGATCAATTGGAATCACAACCGGAAATTGACCTGACAAGTGCTATTAAAGTTAATCGCAAGGAGCTGGATGAAGTGTTTGAACACAGGAGAGATTTTTAGATTCAGGATGTGTGAGATAAGAGGTTCTTTCTCTTACTTTTATCCGCAAAACGAGCTTAAGATAAAAGCCTGACTCCATAGGAATCAGGCTTTTATCTTTTTCGTGTCCATTCAGAACTATTTTACGGAGCTTCAACAGTTGTTCCACAATATTCACAATCCGTGGTTTACTTCCGATATACCTTCGCCTTCGCACCACATCCCGGACAACTCACCGAAACCTTCCTTTGTGGTTCCTCGACCTTTTCTTCAGCGTCTTTTTCATCGGATATATTAATCTCTGTATAGTGGATTGTATTGTGACTGGTGTAACTAACGGTATTGCTATTGTAACTTGAATAAGGCAAAGGGTATGCCAATTGCATAAATCATAAAAATGATCCAAAAAACTTTCTCAACATCAAGATTCCTTCAAAAACAAATCTTTATAACCGGCTTCTATCACATCGGGAATCAACAAAATGGTCATGGTGTCTATTATGTTAGCTAGGAGATCCTCATCGTTGTTCCACAATACTCACAGTCCGCAGACAAATTCGGATATACCTTTACCTTGGCTCCACACCCCGAACAATTCACAGATACAGGTTCTTGCGGTTTCTCGTATTCATGATCGTGGTACTCATCTTCATAATACCCTTCATCATCATATTCCTCTTCATTGTCATAATGGTAGTGATAATGATCAGCCTTGGGATGGAATTTAGGTCGACTACACATTTTAATTCCTGTAACAAGTACGATAACGCCAGGTATAAAAAGAATAATCGTACTAATAATAGCCATTTCGGTTCCCTGGGATATTAATAATATAGATAATAAGATGGTCAGAGATGAAAGTATAATGAATATAATTCCAAAAAATTTCTTCACAGCTTTTCCTCCTATGAATTTATGATTTGCTTGTCACGATCTGTTGATTCCGCTCTTTCAAACGGGACTTTAATCGGGATAGTTGTGAAGCAAGATGCTCGCTATTCACCAGTTCCCCTGCTTCGTAATGAGCTGAAAGCTCACTATTTATCTTTTCAATATCCATCAAAATCTGGCGGTCATTATATTCAAGTGAATGTGGAGTGATCGGGTCACTATATTTCACAAGTTCTATTAATGTTTGAACGGTCTTCCTCTCTTCTTCCGCAGTCAGAACGGAATGGCGCTCCATCGTGTGAAGCAGCTGCTGCAAAGCGTTTTCAATCAAATGTAGATTGACCAATTTCGTTTGCTCAACGGCTTCATTACGACGTGTACTTTGAATAAAGATCAAAATGATGCCACACAGAATGAGGGCGATAGCTAAAGTTACCGTATGTAACAAAACGAACCAGCGTAGACCATGATCTGCTAAACCTGTAAACAGAGAATATATCATTACACAAATCAGATACATCACCAACACGATGCCTAACGCTGTGTAACCAGGAACCAATTGTTTAAAGCGATCCATATGTAGCATGACATACCTTATATAAATCCAAATCGCCGTAATCGCGACATAAGAAGCCACAAGATTCATCCAGAAAGAAAACGATACAATGGCATGATTAAACACTGTAAAAGAAACGACTGAGGCTACAAGCATGCTGATCAGATAGATGGCATCCAAAATGAAAAGGTTGCTCCGTTTAATTATCACTATCCCTGCCCTCCATCTTGCAGATTGTTTCCGCAATCCAGACAGAATTTCTGACCGGGCTTCACTTCGTGTTGGCATTGACTGCATTTCAAGGACAGACTGGAGCCGCAATTGCCGCAAAATTTAGTTTGACCCGAATTCATATGATTGCACTTAGGGCATGGGCTAGGCATCGGTTCGTGACACTGAACACATTCCAAAGCATTCTCCGCATTATCTGCCCCGCAGGATGGGCAGGCATAATATTTGTCACCACAATTAGGACAAAATTTGGTCCCTTTTTGCAAGGCATGTCCACAGTTGTTACAACCGGTCATTGCTGATTTTTCGGCAATTGAATTCCCACACTTGCTGCAAAAAGAACTATGCTCCTGGTTCGGATGACTGCAATGTTTGCATATGCGTACAGCAGGTGTTTCCGTTGTAGCCATCACTTTGGACATCTGGGACATCTCGCTGCTGAATGATCCTCCCAGTCCAACACCCATCCCCATACCAAGCCCTGCACCCATTATATCCGATTGCATGCTTCCTTCATTTTTGGCTGCACCTTCAAGCGTATCGAATGAACGCTCCTGTTGATAGGTGTACCCGATAATATCCATTTCGGCTTTGCGTGCCAACGCTTCTCTCAAACGAATGACCGAAGGGTCCTCTTCAGGCAGATTGACATTGTGGATATACAGGTTGATTAACTCAATACCAAATTCTTCGAAAGCAGATGCAATCGTATCAGCAAAATGTCGTGATATTTCTGCGATATAAGCATTGATTTCCAGTACACTTACTTTTCTATGTATTAGATAGGAAGACAGCATGGAGTTAATGTTCATAATAATTAGCCCGCGAAAGTAATTGACCATATTAGCCTGGTTAAATTCAGGCAGTGTTCCCACAAGTTTGACCAGAAATTTGCGAGAGTCTGCTATTTTTATTCCCATCTGTCCAAATGCTCTCACGGGAACGATAATATTATATTTTGGGTCCTGTATCTGAATTGGATTTGCTGTTCCCCATTTCACGTCTAGTGCGCTTACTTGGTTGACGTACCACACTTCTGCTGCAAAAGGTGATTTACCTCCGAACGGAAGGTTAACGAGCCGGTTTAAGATCGGGATATTCGCTGTACTTAGCGTATGTCTTCCTGGCCCGAACATATCAAGCGCCCTTCCATCCTTAAAGAGGATCGCCTGTTGGGATTGATTCACAATCAACTGGGTCCATGTTCCCAATTCATTCTCAGGATGTTTCCAAGCAAATACATCTGGTGAACCGTCATACTTGATTACATCAATAATGGCCATTTCTCTTCCTCACTCCAGTAGTAGAATACTATAATTTCATTGAAACAATTGTACTAACAATCGATTTCTAACAATCTAAAGTTAAACCATTTTAAATCTAATTTATCTGCTAATCTTTCAACAAAAATGTTTTTTCATGTTTAGGCATTGCTATTTTACCATTTATAACCTCCTTTCGCACTAGTATAGTTCATATTTCATGAGATATTTTTCCTATAGATGAATGGTATAGACACTAAAAAACCTCCTGTATATCGACAATATACAAGAGGTTCTTGTGATAGTGGAGTCCCTCTGGTTAATTCAGGAGATTATCCATATATGATGCGGGATCGGCCATGAACGCTTCGAACGTCGAAATCGTTCCAATCACCTGATGTTCAATATCTGCGTAGCCAATCATTTTTTTGCTTGGATTCCAGACGATCAGGATATGGGAGTACTGATCCACGTCAGAGGATATACGCAGCAGTTTCTGTCTGCCCATCTTCATTTCAACCGTATCGACCAGATGGAAGAATTCGATGTATCCCACGCCGGACGATTTGTTCGGCAAGTCGATTCTTCGCGGACCTTCCGTTAGAAAACGGATTAATGCATCCGGCAGCTTGTACGATTTGAGCACATGCAATTTATTGCTCAGATTGTGAAAGTCTTGCGGCTCATGAGCTTTCAAATACTCTGCCATTTCCGCATTCTTCTGACTGATCGCAATCGTGTATGCTCGTTCCCCGTCCTTCTCCTGAATGGTCACATCCGCCCCCTGTTCCACCAGAAATTGAACCATCTTCATATTGTTGTTGCGAGCCGCTACCGTAAGTGGTGTAGCCTTGTATGGATACACCATATCGGACTCGTTGTAATTGATGTCCACGCCCTCGTCTAGCAAATACTGAACCATCTTCATATCGTGATTTGAAACGGCTTTTCTTAATGTTTTTCCACCATATTTTCGAATATCCAGTCCGAGGCCCTTCAGCACTGTGATGTTCTTTTTGTTACTGTAATAGGCTTCATCATACGCATTCGACTTCACCTTGCTCAAACCGTTCAATTTGGCACCCTTCTGATGCAAATATCGGATGATCTCTTCCCCGCCATATCTGACCGCCTTGAGGATTGCTGGATTATCCTTCACATTTAGGTTTACTCCGTTATCTACCAAAAGCTTGACCACTGCCTGTTGATTGGTAATTAGAGCAATATCCAATGGCGTCAACGCTATGTATTTACTCAGCGTAATCTCTCTTTCGAGATCCATGCCCTGTTTAATAAATTCTTCTACAGCAATAACATCTCCCTTGTAAATCGCTATGGCGTGATCAGGCAACGTTTCAAACGTACCTTGATTTCCGATTTTGAACAAAAGATGTAACCTCCTTCTGGTTAAATATCTCATGATTACTAGTCCTGTGATGCTCATTATAATTAGTATACCTGCTATCCTTTTCATTTGTACAAACCTCTACCAAAATCATGATTCCAGTCCAAAGCCTTTCAAACAAACCAACCCCGAAACATAAAGTTCCGGGGCCAATATCATCCTTTAAACTACATCACACCAACTCAATCAATCATGCGCTAAATTCGTTGGGTCTGATGGCACAATATCAATCCCCTTCTCTAACCCCTTAATGGATTTAAGTTGAGAAGTGATGACTGCAATAACGATAACAAACACCCCTGCAATAATAAACAACAACGCAATGCCTCTTCCCGGACCAACGCCGATATATGATCCTACGGTCGAAGCTAGTGCTCCACCTTCCACCAAAAGCGGGTTGAAGACACGGTCTGCCAAAAAACCTGCGAGACTATAGGATACAATAAAACCCAATTGCGATAATATGCCGATGATTCCCCACACCCTGCCTTGCTTCTCGTTGGATATGTTATTACGCACTAATACATCTGCACTCATATTGACAAAAGGCAGGGAGGCCAAAAACAGGAAACCTGCAAAAATAATGATAAAAATATTGGTGGAAAATCCCAAGAGGGAGAATGATATTCCGGACATAACCAGACCCAGAACAAGTATTTTTGAATATTTTTTACTCATGGTGAACATGCCAATGCACAGGCTGCTAATCAGCATACCGATCGCGCTCACAGATAGAAACGTGCCAAGCATCCTTGAATCCGAAAATGATAAGATCATAGGACCAATGAGTGTCTCAAGAAATCCAAGATAAAACGTGATGATTGAAATAATAATGACGAGCAGAAGCACGCCTTTATTCGTCGTGACTTCAATCCAGCCTTCGTTAAGCTCAGCAAGCCAAGGCTTCCTCTCATCCTCGCTTCGCGCTGCTTTAATGCTTTTCCGGATGGCAAGCACCGCTAGAATGGCAACCAGATACGTCAACATATTAATGACCAGAATGACTTCAATGGTTGTTATACTGAGCAGAATTCCCGCTAGAATGGGCGAAAATAGAAACTTGGATGATTCGGCGAGCTGCATCAGCCCGCTGCCCTTTGAATATTGATCTTTATCGAGTAAATCGGTGGCTGAAGCCTTATAGGCTGGACTTTGAATAGCCGAGAACACGGAACTGAAAGTGACGCCAACATAGAGATACCATAGTTCAATATTTCCGATCAGGATCATGATCCAGATAAAAACGAGACCACCGGCAGAACCAAGATCACCGATGACCATCATCATGCGCCGGTCAAAACGATCTGCAAGGACTCCACCTATAGGACGCAACAAGATATTAGGCAAAAAGGTAAACAGTGTAATCAGCGCAACAGCTGTCGCCATATGGGTTTTCTCAAATGCGTACACTCCAAGGGAGAATGCCGTCATTCCGATCCCCATTGTAGATATGAGCTGTCCGAACCATACCATCAGAAATTTGCCAAATGACTTGTTCTCCATCTGTTTCATTGGATAAACCCCTCTCCAATTAACCGTGTTAGAACCCGTGATCCGTTAGCCATTTACCTAAGCTACTCTCTCTCGCTTTAAGGTCATGCTGTTTGTTAAACTTGCCCATGTTACGATCTGCCACCAGTTTGCCGTCCATCATGAATAAAACCCGTTCAGATCGAGCTGCGACTTTGACATCATGGGTAACGATTAATATCGTTGTTCCAGAAGCATTAATGTCTCCAAGAATATCCATGATTTCATTGGTTGAACGTGAATTCAGTGCTCCCGTGGGTTCGTCGCCAAACAGAATATCAGGCTGATTGATCAACGCCCTACAGATAGCAATCCGTTGCAATTGCCCACCCGATGCCTGAGTGATATTGTGGTTGGCCAGTTCATTAATCCCCATTTTTTTCATCAAATTGAGTGCTCGTGTATTAATGGAATCTCTACTGCTTTTTTTGGCCAGATAAGCAGACAGAATGATATTATCGAGTAGATTCAGATTTTTCAACAGATGGATGTTCTGAAATATAAATCCCATCTTGTTCAAGCGAAGCTGTGCCAATTCTTTTTCCGAGAAATCCGAAATTATCTTGCCAGCAAAATAAACACTCCCGCTACTTACCTGATCCATGCCGCTGACATTGTATAGCAAGGTTGATTTTCCTGATCCCGACGGACCCATAATCGAGACAAATTCGCCCTTCTTCAATTGAAAATTAATATCCTTCAAAATAGGATGCTTCTCACGCTCACCAGTACTGTACGATTTGTTCACGTTTTTGGCTTCCAGGATTATAGCCATGGTTGTCCCCCTATTCGATAATCATTTTGGAAATGCTGGATTCTTTGATGGATTGAATACTGATTAGAGCGGTACAGATAATCGTTGCAGCCAGCAGGAGCGGACAAAGTAAGTACGCCTGTAGCGGGTCAATGACAAAAACGATATTGGACGCTCCGAAAGAAGCCATTATTGCACTGATCAA
This window of the Paenibacillus marchantiae genome carries:
- a CDS encoding cupin domain-containing protein; this translates as MTNPILQAPNVQLAADSTAVLNYQRDSRNYITQLFGPQLPTIKNGFFNVHMSKGIIVQPHWHTNVTEMVVLINGEITTSVYDPFKRERISYHLKPGQVSIFPQGWFHWFVAETDDVHLLTIFDQPTPDIVLGADFLAATPPEVAHRAYCIDEEAYRTAVASIKNDAILGPPIGCVDSVSDQAIKATKSSKNSKG
- a CDS encoding aldo/keto reductase; the encoded protein is MKTRTLGSDKLQVSGLGLGVMMMPDNQESVHTIQGALDAGVTMFDTADLYGEYEKQRFGGNEKLLGRALKGRRADAIVATKFGITHTQGPKGDPAYIKKSVDASLYNLGMDYIDLYYQHRPDPNTPIEETVGTLADLVQQGKIHYIGLSEASAVTIRRANVVHPITALQTEYSLWSRELEDEILPLLGELNIGLVPYSPLGRGFLTGQIRSIDDLPEDDYRRHYPRFQGENFEKNLEVVRLIQELAMQKECTASQLALAWLLEKGEHIVPIPGTRSLERVHENLGALHVSFTNDEWAEIERISPKGFAAGGRYPGLA
- a CDS encoding helix-turn-helix transcriptional regulator; protein product: MITGISRSKTLGEFLKSRRSRIQPEQAGITGSYGQRRTPGLRREEVAVLAGVSATYYTWLEQGREVNSSREVMESIAGALQLSEEEKGHLFRLWDPNAEHEFPASYSHLEAGWQSIISQLAYPSFITNERSEVLAWNEAANEKLFDFSSMNVNDRVMMRMLFLDATLRERMHNWDEFARHSVAVFRTYYDKYPGEPEFYQIVQQLIEDSTDFQNIWSLHQIKQKKVNRIFLETTDRTDGIAHAYDIFSMSNLNEQSGIHCCVYIPVVE
- a CDS encoding SPFH domain-containing protein gives rise to the protein MAIIDVIKYDGSPDVFAWKHPENELGTWTQLIVNQSQQAILFKDGRALDMFGPGRHTLSTANIPILNRLVNLPFGGKSPFAAEVWYVNQVSALDVKWGTANPIQIQDPKYNIIVPVRAFGQMGIKIADSRKFLVKLVGTLPEFNQANMVNYFRGLIIMNINSMLSSYLIHRKVSVLEINAYIAEISRHFADTIASAFEEFGIELINLYIHNVNLPEEDPSVIRLREALARKAEMDIIGYTYQQERSFDTLEGAAKNEGSMQSDIMGAGLGMGMGVGLGGSFSSEMSQMSKVMATTETPAVRICKHCSHPNQEHSSFCSKCGNSIAEKSAMTGCNNCGHALQKGTKFCPNCGDKYYACPSCGADNAENALECVQCHEPMPSPCPKCNHMNSGQTKFCGNCGSSLSLKCSQCQHEVKPGQKFCLDCGNNLQDGGQG
- a CDS encoding ankyrin repeat domain-containing protein — its product is MFKIGNQGTFETLPDHAIAIYKGDVIAVEEFIKQGMDLEREITLSKYIALTPLDIALITNQQAVVKLLVDNGVNLNVKDNPAILKAVRYGGEEIIRYLHQKGAKLNGLSKVKSNAYDEAYYSNKKNITVLKGLGLDIRKYGGKTLRKAVSNHDMKMVQYLLDEGVDINYNESDMVYPYKATPLTVAARNNNMKMVQFLVEQGADVTIQEKDGERAYTIAISQKNAEMAEYLKAHEPQDFHNLSNKLHVLKSYKLPDALIRFLTEGPRRIDLPNKSSGVGYIEFFHLVDTVEMKMGRQKLLRISSDVDQYSHILIVWNPSKKMIGYADIEHQVIGTISTFEAFMADPASYMDNLLN
- a CDS encoding MFS transporter — translated: MKQMENKSFGKFLMVWFGQLISTMGIGMTAFSLGVYAFEKTHMATAVALITLFTFLPNILLRPIGGVLADRFDRRMMMVIGDLGSAGGLVFIWIMILIGNIELWYLYVGVTFSSVFSAIQSPAYKASATDLLDKDQYSKGSGLMQLAESSKFLFSPILAGILLSITTIEVILVINMLTYLVAILAVLAIRKSIKAARSEDERKPWLAELNEGWIEVTTNKGVLLLVIIISIITFYLGFLETLIGPMILSFSDSRMLGTFLSVSAIGMLISSLCIGMFTMSKKYSKILVLGLVMSGISFSLLGFSTNIFIIIFAGFLFLASLPFVNMSADVLVRNNISNEKQGRVWGIIGILSQLGFIVSYSLAGFLADRVFNPLLVEGGALASTVGSYIGVGPGRGIALLFIIAGVFVIVIAVITSQLKSIKGLEKGIDIVPSDPTNLAHD
- a CDS encoding ABC transporter ATP-binding protein codes for the protein MAIILEAKNVNKSYSTGEREKHPILKDINFQLKKGEFVSIMGPSGSGKSTLLYNVSGMDQVSSGSVYFAGKIISDFSEKELAQLRLNKMGFIFQNIHLLKNLNLLDNIILSAYLAKKSSRDSINTRALNLMKKMGINELANHNITQASGGQLQRIAICRALINQPDILFGDEPTGALNSRSTNEIMDILGDINASGTTILIVTHDVKVAARSERVLFMMDGKLVADRNMGKFNKQHDLKARESSLGKWLTDHGF